A genomic segment from Barrientosiimonas humi encodes:
- a CDS encoding siderophore-interacting protein, which produces MTAQPAQRPFGFFDVEVTESVRVTPHLVRMTFTGEDLREFAPNGYDQRIKLILPTDGGTLDTMPRGEKWFLAWRAMPQETRPAIRTYTVRAIRNELAEIDVELVDHGDLGPASRFARSGTPGDRILVHGPLAGHPDNEGGLEFRYDLADQCDQLIVGDDTAAPAICSIVERLPENACGLVCLEVEHAESIQQITAPAGVRVQWVVRQGERGAAQQQVVREWLDGHPSVGTTAGESTVLVDGDEGAYWEVTTERGAGVPPLSAWIAGESSAVRTLRRILVGDYDVPRSAVAFMGYWREGHQEC; this is translated from the coding sequence ATGACCGCGCAGCCCGCCCAGCGACCGTTCGGCTTCTTCGACGTGGAGGTGACCGAGTCGGTCCGCGTCACCCCGCACCTGGTGCGGATGACCTTCACCGGCGAGGACCTGCGCGAGTTCGCGCCGAACGGCTACGACCAGCGCATCAAGCTGATCCTGCCGACCGACGGCGGCACCCTCGACACCATGCCGCGCGGCGAGAAGTGGTTCCTCGCCTGGCGCGCCATGCCGCAGGAGACGCGGCCGGCGATCCGGACGTACACCGTGCGCGCGATCCGCAACGAGCTGGCCGAGATCGACGTCGAGCTGGTCGACCACGGCGACCTCGGGCCGGCCTCGCGGTTCGCCCGCTCCGGCACGCCCGGCGACCGCATCCTCGTCCACGGCCCGCTCGCCGGTCACCCCGACAACGAGGGCGGCCTGGAGTTCCGCTACGACCTGGCCGACCAGTGCGACCAGCTCATCGTCGGCGACGACACGGCGGCCCCCGCGATCTGCTCGATCGTGGAGCGACTCCCCGAGAACGCCTGCGGCCTGGTGTGTCTCGAGGTCGAGCACGCCGAGTCGATCCAGCAGATCACGGCCCCCGCCGGCGTGCGCGTGCAGTGGGTCGTCCGGCAGGGGGAGCGAGGAGCAGCCCAGCAGCAGGTGGTCCGCGAGTGGCTCGACGGGCACCCGTCCGTCGGCACCACCGCCGGCGAGAGCACGGTGCTCGTCGACGGCGACGAGGGCGCCTACTGGGAGGTGACGACCGAGCGCGGGGCAGGCGTACCGCCGCTGTCCGCGTGGATCGCGGGGGAGTCCTCAGCGGTGCGCACGCTGCGTCGGATCCTGGTGGGGGACTACGACGTCCCGCGCTCGGCCGTGGCCTTCATGGGGTACTGGCGGGAGGGTCACCAGGAGTGCTGA
- the coaE gene encoding dephospho-CoA kinase: protein MALHVGLSGGIGSGKSTVSKLLVERGAVLVDSDVIAREVVAPGTQGLALVRERFGDGVVGDDGALDRPALAATVFGDDAARADLNAIVHPLVAQEAIRQVQEAPDDAIVVQDIPLLVELGREVDYQLTVIVAADPDVRLERLVRTRGMSEADARARMDAQATDEQRRAAADVWLENGSTQADLADHVERLWTQRLVPFEHNLRTRTAVRRPATAALAEPDPGWAPTARRLLGRLDRALQRASLRDRVHGLEHIGSTAVPGLAAKDVIDLQLTLDDLTLATTDAFESAVLAAGFVQPRERLDTVHTWAPDESEWRKVLYGNADPGRVLHLHVRRAGSPGAEVAVAFRDWLRAEPQAREAYAALKQQAVADHPGGDERTRADYTAAKEPWFAEHLPQALEWSRQRDRDR, encoded by the coding sequence GTGGCACTGCACGTGGGTCTGTCGGGCGGGATCGGGTCGGGCAAGTCGACCGTCTCGAAGCTGCTGGTCGAGCGTGGGGCGGTGCTCGTCGACTCCGACGTGATCGCCCGCGAGGTGGTCGCGCCCGGGACGCAGGGGCTTGCCCTGGTGCGCGAGCGGTTCGGTGACGGGGTCGTCGGTGACGACGGCGCGCTCGACCGACCCGCCCTGGCCGCAACGGTTTTCGGCGACGACGCGGCTCGCGCCGACCTCAACGCGATCGTCCACCCGCTGGTCGCCCAGGAGGCGATCCGGCAGGTGCAGGAGGCCCCCGACGACGCGATCGTCGTGCAGGACATCCCGCTGCTGGTCGAGCTCGGCCGTGAGGTCGACTACCAGCTGACGGTGATCGTCGCCGCCGACCCCGACGTACGTCTGGAGCGGCTGGTCCGCACGCGCGGCATGAGCGAGGCCGACGCCCGGGCCCGGATGGACGCCCAGGCCACCGACGAGCAGCGCCGCGCCGCGGCCGACGTGTGGCTCGAGAACGGTTCCACGCAGGCGGATCTCGCCGACCACGTCGAGCGGTTGTGGACGCAGCGGCTGGTGCCGTTCGAGCACAACCTGCGCACCCGCACCGCCGTGCGCCGCCCCGCGACCGCCGCGCTGGCCGAGCCCGACCCCGGGTGGGCGCCCACCGCGCGACGCCTGCTCGGCCGCCTCGACCGGGCGCTGCAGCGCGCGTCCCTGCGCGACCGGGTGCACGGGCTGGAGCACATCGGCTCCACCGCGGTGCCGGGGCTCGCGGCCAAGGACGTCATCGACCTGCAGCTGACGCTCGACGACCTGACCCTCGCGACGACGGACGCCTTCGAGTCCGCTGTGCTGGCAGCGGGATTCGTGCAACCGCGCGAACGGCTCGACACGGTCCACACGTGGGCTCCCGACGAGAGCGAGTGGCGCAAGGTGCTCTACGGCAACGCCGACCCTGGCCGGGTCCTGCACCTGCACGTGCGCCGCGCAGGCTCTCCCGGAGCCGAGGTCGCGGTCGCCTTCCGCGACTGGCTGCGTGCCGAGCCGCAGGCGCGCGAGGCGTACGCCGCGCTGAAGCAGCAGGCGGTCGCGGACCACCCGGGCGGCGACGAGCGCACTCGCGCCGACTACACCGCGGCCAAGGAGCCGTGGTTCGCCGAGCACCTGCCGCAGGCGCTGGAGTGGAGCCGACAGCGCGACCGCGATCGCTGA
- a CDS encoding SDR family NAD(P)-dependent oxidoreductase — translation MTRRIVITGGGTGIGRAIATRLLAEEPELVLVGRRESVLQEAADELRGLDETAQVSTLACDLADPDQVQQLSDTLHDGPQIDVFVANAGGNYGLGAGSLAEVAEAWRRDFDGNVLSAVLPVHALLDHVARPGGRIVAMSSIAALRGSGAYGAAKAAVNAWVLSLASEVAADGITVNAVAPGFVPDTDFWRQRIEADPGIVENRTAPIPMGRPGTPDEIAEAVAYLASPDAGWTTGQILQVNGGTLLGRG, via the coding sequence ATGACTCGACGCATCGTCATCACCGGCGGCGGCACCGGCATCGGCCGGGCCATCGCGACCCGCCTGCTCGCCGAGGAGCCCGAGCTGGTGCTGGTGGGCCGCCGCGAGAGCGTGCTGCAGGAGGCCGCCGACGAGCTGCGCGGCCTCGACGAGACCGCGCAGGTCAGCACGCTCGCGTGCGACCTCGCCGACCCCGACCAGGTGCAGCAGCTCAGCGACACGCTGCACGACGGCCCGCAGATCGACGTGTTCGTGGCCAACGCCGGCGGCAACTACGGCCTCGGCGCCGGCAGCCTGGCGGAGGTGGCCGAGGCGTGGCGGCGCGACTTCGACGGCAACGTGCTGTCGGCGGTGCTGCCCGTGCACGCCCTGCTCGACCACGTCGCCCGCCCCGGCGGCCGGATCGTCGCGATGTCCTCGATCGCCGCGCTGCGCGGCTCGGGCGCGTACGGCGCGGCCAAGGCCGCCGTCAACGCGTGGGTGCTCAGCCTCGCCAGCGAGGTCGCCGCCGACGGGATCACCGTCAACGCGGTCGCCCCCGGCTTCGTGCCCGACACCGACTTCTGGCGGCAGCGCATCGAGGCCGACCCGGGCATCGTCGAGAACCGCACCGCCCCGATCCCGATGGGCCGCCCCGGCACCCCCGACGAGATCGCCGAGGCCGTCGCCTACCTCGCCTCCCCCGACGCCGGCTGGACCACCGGCCAGATCCTGCAGGTCAACGGCGGCACCCTGCTCGGCCGCGGCTGA
- the rpsA gene encoding 30S ribosomal protein S1 encodes MTATTTPSPIAVNDIGSEEELLAAIDATIKHFNDGDIVEGVIVKVDRDEVLLDIGYKTEGVIPSRELSIKHDVDPNEVVSVGDDVEALVLQKEDKEGRLILSKKRAQYERAWGTIEQIKEDDGVVTGTVIEVVKGGLILDIGLRGFLPASLVEMRRVRDLQPYVGKEIEAKIIELDKNRNNVVLSRRAWLEQTQSEVRTTFLKELQKGQVRSGVVSSIVNFGAFVDLGGVDGLVHVSELSWKHIDHPSEVVEVGQEVTVEVLDVDMDRERVSLSLKATQEDPWQHFARTHAIGQVVPGKVTKLVPFGAFVRVDDGIEGLVHISELAERHVELPEQVVTVGRELFVKVIDIDLERRRISLSLKQANDDAAGAAEFDPTLYGMAAEYDEQGNYKYPEGFDPETNEWLEGYEAQREKWEKQYAEAHARYEAHQAQIEQARKDDAEAAASGETSAPTSYSSGGDRSSSSSSSSDASPASSGPAPAEGTLASDEALAALREKLTGN; translated from the coding sequence ATGACTGCCACCACCACCCCTTCCCCGATCGCTGTCAACGACATCGGTTCGGAGGAGGAGCTGCTCGCCGCGATCGACGCGACGATCAAGCACTTCAATGACGGCGACATCGTCGAGGGTGTCATCGTCAAGGTCGACCGGGACGAGGTCCTGCTCGACATCGGCTACAAGACCGAGGGCGTCATCCCCTCGCGCGAGCTGTCGATCAAGCACGACGTCGACCCCAACGAGGTCGTCTCCGTCGGCGACGACGTCGAGGCCCTGGTCCTCCAGAAGGAGGACAAGGAAGGCCGCCTGATCCTGTCCAAGAAGCGTGCGCAGTACGAGCGCGCCTGGGGCACCATCGAGCAGATCAAGGAGGACGACGGCGTCGTCACCGGCACCGTCATCGAGGTCGTCAAGGGCGGCCTCATCCTCGACATCGGCCTGCGCGGCTTCCTGCCCGCGTCGCTGGTCGAGATGCGTCGCGTCCGCGACCTCCAGCCGTACGTCGGCAAGGAGATCGAGGCCAAGATCATCGAGCTCGACAAGAACCGCAACAACGTGGTGCTCTCGCGCCGCGCGTGGCTCGAGCAGACCCAGTCCGAGGTGCGCACGACCTTCCTCAAGGAGCTGCAGAAGGGCCAGGTCCGCTCCGGTGTGGTCAGCAGCATCGTCAACTTCGGTGCGTTCGTCGACCTCGGTGGAGTCGACGGTCTGGTGCACGTCTCCGAGCTGTCCTGGAAGCACATCGACCACCCGTCCGAGGTCGTCGAGGTGGGCCAGGAGGTCACCGTCGAGGTGCTCGACGTCGACATGGACCGCGAGCGTGTCTCCCTGTCGCTGAAGGCGACCCAGGAGGACCCGTGGCAGCACTTCGCCCGCACCCACGCCATCGGCCAGGTCGTGCCGGGCAAGGTCACCAAGCTGGTGCCGTTCGGTGCGTTCGTGCGCGTCGACGACGGCATCGAGGGCCTGGTGCACATCTCCGAGCTGGCCGAGCGCCACGTGGAGCTGCCCGAGCAGGTCGTCACGGTCGGCCGTGAGCTGTTCGTCAAGGTCATCGACATCGACCTGGAGCGTCGCCGCATCTCGCTGTCGCTCAAGCAGGCCAACGACGACGCCGCGGGTGCTGCCGAGTTCGACCCGACGCTCTACGGCATGGCCGCTGAGTACGACGAGCAGGGCAACTACAAGTACCCCGAGGGCTTCGACCCCGAGACCAACGAGTGGCTCGAGGGCTACGAGGCTCAGCGGGAGAAGTGGGAGAAGCAGTACGCCGAGGCGCACGCCCGCTACGAGGCGCACCAGGCGCAGATCGAGCAGGCGCGCAAGGACGACGCCGAGGCCGCGGCCTCCGGCGAGACGTCCGCCCCGACGTCCTACAGCTCCGGCGGCGACCGCTCGTCGTCGTCCTCCTCCTCGTCCGACGCCTCCCCGGCGTCCAGCGGCCCGGCTCCCGCGGAGGGCACCCTGGCCTCCGACGAGGCGCTGGCGGCGCTGCGCGAGAAGCTCACGGGCAACTGA
- a CDS encoding class I SAM-dependent methyltransferase produces the protein MSEDPQWYGIARRAVEQPESILANRRWWDAEASAYYLEHGDFLGDSELVWGPEGITERELRLLGDVAGRDVLEIGAGAAQGSRYLSTQGARVVASDLSAGMLGQARTVDRDRRLTPLPLVQCDGAALPFADAAFDVVFTAYGVFPFVADSAGALRECARVLRPGGLLAFSTTHPIRWAFPDDPGEPGLQVRSSYFDTRPYVEEDDAGRVTYVEHHRTLGERVREIVAAGLHLVDVVEPEWPERNAEVWGGWSPTRGRLIPGTAIFLARRPR, from the coding sequence ATGAGCGAGGACCCGCAGTGGTACGGCATCGCCCGCCGAGCGGTGGAGCAGCCCGAGTCGATCCTCGCGAACCGCCGGTGGTGGGACGCCGAGGCCTCGGCCTACTACCTCGAACACGGTGACTTCCTCGGGGATTCCGAGCTGGTCTGGGGACCCGAGGGGATCACCGAGCGCGAGCTGCGGCTGCTCGGCGACGTCGCCGGTCGCGACGTGCTGGAGATCGGCGCCGGCGCGGCCCAGGGCAGCCGCTACCTGAGCACGCAGGGCGCGCGCGTCGTCGCCAGCGACCTGTCCGCCGGCATGCTCGGCCAGGCGCGCACCGTCGACCGCGACCGGCGCCTGACCCCGCTCCCCCTCGTGCAGTGCGACGGGGCCGCGCTCCCCTTCGCCGACGCCGCGTTCGACGTCGTCTTCACGGCGTACGGCGTGTTCCCGTTCGTCGCCGACTCGGCGGGTGCGCTGCGCGAGTGCGCGCGGGTGCTGCGCCCGGGCGGGCTGCTGGCGTTCTCGACCACCCACCCGATCCGCTGGGCCTTCCCCGACGACCCCGGCGAGCCGGGACTGCAGGTGCGCTCGTCGTACTTCGACACCCGCCCGTACGTCGAGGAGGACGACGCGGGCCGGGTCACCTACGTCGAGCACCACCGCACGCTGGGCGAGCGGGTGCGCGAGATCGTCGCCGCCGGGCTGCACCTGGTCGACGTCGTGGAGCCGGAGTGGCCCGAGCGCAACGCGGAGGTGTGGGGCGGCTGGAGCCCGACGCGCGGGCGGCTGATCCCGGGCACCGCGATCTTCCTGGCCCGGCGCCCCCGCTGA
- a CDS encoding UDP-glucuronic acid decarboxylase family protein, with protein sequence MTRRVVVTGGAGFLGSHLCEELLRRGDAVVALDNFCTGSAGNVEHLRHDPSFELREADVSLPFTVDGPVDAVLHFASPASPVDYLRMPIETLTVGSHGTLHALELAREKGARLVLASTSEVYGDPEVHPQPETYWGNVNPVGPRGVYDEAKRYAEALTLAYRQAHGVDTGIVRIFNTFGPRMRPDDGRAIPNFVRQALAGEPVTVSGDGSQTRSICYVDDLVEGVLRMLDASHPGPINIGNPYELSMRELAEWIVRIAESDSPITFIERPVDDPTVRQPDTLLAQRVLGWSPRVGIEDALKWTVGWFRDQANGAPPLSAAATERILNG encoded by the coding sequence GTGACCCGCCGGGTCGTCGTCACGGGTGGCGCGGGCTTCCTCGGCTCGCACCTGTGCGAGGAGCTGCTCCGCCGCGGTGACGCGGTGGTCGCGCTCGACAACTTCTGCACCGGTTCGGCGGGCAACGTCGAGCACCTGCGCCACGACCCGTCGTTCGAGCTGCGCGAGGCCGACGTCTCGCTGCCGTTCACCGTCGACGGGCCGGTCGACGCGGTGCTGCACTTCGCCAGCCCCGCGTCGCCCGTCGACTACCTGCGGATGCCGATCGAGACCCTCACCGTGGGCTCGCACGGCACGCTGCACGCGCTGGAGCTGGCCCGCGAGAAGGGTGCGCGGCTGGTGCTCGCCTCGACCTCCGAGGTCTACGGCGACCCCGAGGTGCACCCGCAGCCGGAGACCTACTGGGGCAACGTCAACCCGGTCGGCCCGCGCGGGGTCTACGACGAGGCCAAGCGCTACGCCGAGGCGCTGACCCTGGCCTACCGCCAGGCGCACGGCGTCGACACCGGCATCGTGCGGATCTTCAACACCTTCGGTCCGCGCATGCGGCCCGACGACGGCCGCGCGATCCCCAACTTCGTGCGGCAGGCGCTGGCCGGCGAGCCGGTCACGGTGAGCGGCGACGGGTCGCAGACCCGCTCGATCTGCTACGTCGACGACCTGGTCGAGGGCGTGCTGCGCATGCTCGACGCCAGCCACCCCGGCCCGATCAACATCGGCAACCCCTACGAGCTGTCGATGCGCGAGCTGGCCGAGTGGATCGTGCGGATCGCCGAGTCCGACTCGCCGATCACCTTCATCGAGCGCCCGGTCGACGACCCGACGGTGCGCCAGCCCGACACGCTGCTCGCGCAGCGGGTGCTCGGCTGGTCCCCGCGGGTCGGCATCGAGGACGCGCTGAAGTGGACCGTCGGCTGGTTCCGCGACCAGGCCAACGGCGCGCCGCCGCTGAGCGCCGCCGCCACCGAGCGCATCCTCAACGGCTGA